GCGGCCGGGCGGCTGTATTTTGTGCGGGCACTGCGTCGCGGTGTGCCCGGTGGACGCCGTGGTGCATCGCGGGTTTGACGGCCAGGACTTTCCCCCCATGCCCGCGGAGGCCGTGCCGAGTTTGGACAGCCTGGTGGGCTTTCTTCGGAGCCGCCGCTCGGTGCGCGAGTTCCGGCAGAAGGACATGCCCCGAGAGGTGCTGGACAAACTGCTGGATGTCGCACGGTATGCGCCAACGGCGAGCAACGCACAGGACGTGCGGTTCATCGTCATCACAGACCGGCAGAGGATGAAGGCACTGTCGCGGCGCATCACGGGCTGGGTGCCGCTTCTGGAACGAGTTGCGCGGGTTCCGGGGGTTCTGGCGTGGGCCAGCCGGTCGTGGGGGCGGAAGCGGCTGGAGGGCTATCTGGCGTCGCTGGAGGGTTTTGCCGAGACGCTGCGAGCGGGCGGCGATCCGATCTTCTACGACGCCCCCGCCCTCATTATCACCCACGCGCACAAAAGGAACGCGTTTGGCATAGAGAACAGCGCCTATGCGACGTATCACATCGCGCTGGCGGCCCACGCGATGGGCTTGGGCGCGTGCATGGTCGGGTTCCTGACGACGGCGAGCCGATACGATCCGGTGGTGCGGCGGCTGGCGGGCATCCCCAAGGGGCATCGCATGACGACTGCGTTGGTGATCGGATACCCCGTCCACCGCTACCGACGCCTGGTGCCCCGGAGGCAGCCGCGCGTTACGTGGGATGGGGACTAGATGTCTTGCCCCGACGGGCCTTGTCTTTTGAGGAGTGTACATGGCGTATCGCATCACAATCTATGCCCTTCTTCATATCCCCGCCCTGATAATGACGTTGGCGGCAATACCCTTCCTATGGAGCCGCCGTCATGTAACGGGGCTGATCTATCTACTCTGGATGCATGTTGCAGTGGCGGTGTGGATTGCCGGGGCGGGCATGGAGATGGCGGCCGCAACGGAAGATCTCAAGTTCTTCTGGTCGCAGGTGTGCTATCTCGGCACGATGACCCTCCCAGTCTTCCTGTTGCTGTTCGCCCTGGAATATGTCCAGCCGGAGAATCATTGGGGGTGGGGCAGAGTTCTGCTTCTGGTCGTTATGCCCGTCCTCACGTGGGTCGTGGTCTTCACGGATGCTTTGCGCCCGCTGAATTGGCCGTCGCTCCGCATTGACCCCAGTACGAACATCGGCATCTACGGTCACGGCCCGTGGTTTTGGCTTGCCAGCGCGTACATCTACGGGGTCATTCTCGTGGGTCTCGGTGTGTTGTTCTCCAGGATGCTTCGCCGTCGCGCCTATTTCCGCTCTCAGATTACCCTATTTGCACTGGCGGCGGCATTCCCGCTCGTCGGCAACATTCTCTACCTAACCGGGCTGAACCCTGTGGCTGGCATGGAATGGACGCCGATTTCGCTGGGATTCATGAGCATCACCCTGGCCTGGGGGGCACTGCGGCAAAAGGCGTTGGTTCTGGTGCCCGTAGCACGCGAGCGCCTGCTGGACTGCATGACCGAAGGCGTCGTTGTTCTAGACGTGCAAGGGCAGATCGTGGATGCCAACGCGGCATCGGAGCGTTTCCTGGGTCGTGGGGCCGCGACCTTGGTGGGTCAGGCGCTGGGCGACGTGATCGGCACGACCGAGGCGGCGAGGGCGCTGTTGGGATCGGAAGAGGAGCAGCGGGTGGAGTTGATCCTGGAGGACAGGGGCGCGCCACGGTACTTTGATGCGCAGATGTCCCCGTTGCGAGGCAGGCGAGGGCAATTGACGGGGCGACTCGTGGTGTTCCGCGACATTACCCGCTACAAACGCCTGGAACAGGAACGCGAGGATCTCATCCACGGGCTTCAGGAAGCGCTGGCGCAGGTGAAAGTTCTTCAGGGATTGCTTCCCATCTGCGCGAGTTGCAAGCGGATCCGGGACGATCAGGGCTACTGGCACAGCGTGGAATCGTACATCAGCGAACATTCCGATGCCAGTTTCACTCACGGGCTTTGCCCTGACTGCGCCAGGGAATTGTACCCTGAATTGTTCAAAGACGAGAGTGGATGCTAGGGGGCGCGAGGTCGCCGCTTCGCGGTCGGTAGTGTATCTTTTTCGTATGGGAACTGCGCGACCTAGGCCACAGACGTCGGGTGCGGGTATGGAACCAGCCACTGCGCTCGCAATGGGTTGGCGGCACAGAGCCAAAACACGTAGGGCGGCTTTCCATAGCCACCGGAAGCAGGGGGCAGGTATGGAAACCTGCGCTACGCTCTATGCGTCTCATGCTGCCGCTCATCGGTCTGACCAATTCCTACCGAAAGGTATGCACTACCCTGCGATCTTAACGGACAGTGCTGCGGCCGTCTCGGTTCCAAGTCTTGTCGGTCGCGCCATGGGCATAGGTGCGACGCACTTCCGAAAGTGCGTCGCACCTCAGTCGCCAACACAAGACGGAGCCGAATTCTGCAGCCCCGCGGTTTTGCGCCCACGGGCCAAATCGTTATAATATTCACAATCTGCAGGGCACACGAATGCTTGCGGTCCGCCGATGTGCCGCCGACATCGCAGCCTGCATCACTCACGAGGAGAGATAAAAATGAACACATCGGGTGATCACATTTCCAGAGAGGAGTTGCTGGGGTACCTTCGCCGCTACCGAGGACTTATCGGCGTGCAGAGCAAGGTGCCGGTCAAGGATTCGGCCATGCTAAGCCTGCTGTACACTCCGGGCGTGGCCGAAGTGTGTCGGGCCATCGCCAAGGACCCGCTGCTGTCTTTCACCTACACGCTGCGGGGGAATACGGTGGCTCTGGTGAGCAACGCATCGGGGCTTTTCGGCTTGCCGAGCGCATGCCCAGAAGCGGCTTTGCCGCCCCTGGAGGGCAAAGCCATCATCTTCAAGACGTTTGCGGGCGTGGATGCGCTGCCCATTGTGCTGGATGCCGAGCATACGGCCGAGATGGTGGAAACCATCGGCGCGTTGAGCGGCACGTTCGGGGCGGTGTGCCTGGAGGACATCGCCGCGCCTCGCAGCATTCTGGTAACATCGCTGCTGGAGAGGGCGCTGACGATCCCCGTGGTGAACAATCACCAGGAGATCGTCGCGATCGGAACCCTGGCGGCCCTCATGAATGCGGCCAAAGTGGTGGGCAAGAAACTGGAGGACCTCAAAGTGGTCATCCAGGGCGCGGGCGCTGCCGCCATGGGTTTGGTGGACCTGCTGGACGAAGTGGGCGTAACCCAGACCGTGGTGTGCGACAGGCACGGCGCGCTGACGCCTTTCCGCCTGAAGGAGATGAACTGGCTCAAGCGCTACCTGGCCAAGCGCACCAATCCCGAGCGGCGCGACGGCTCTCTGGCCGACATGCTGCGGGGCGCGGATGTTTTCATCGGATTCTCGGGCGGTGGTATGCTGACGGAGGAGATGGTGCGGAGCATGGCGCCGGACCCCATCATCTTCGCCTTCTCGGTGCCGGATCCGGAGATTCTGCCGCCGGTTGCCGAACGGGCCGGGGCCGCGGTGGTGGCGACGGCGCGCGATGATTACCCCAATGGCATCAACATCGCGTTGGTGTTCCCGGGCTTCTTCCGCGGCTTGCTGGACGTGCGCGCCGAGGGCGTGAACAATCGCATGTTGGTCGGCGCGGCGCGCTGCCTGGCCGACATGGTGCCGAACCCTGACCGGTACCGCATCGTGCCCGACGTGCTGGATTTCACCGTCGCGCCGCGCCTGGCTCGCGAGGTGGCGCGACTGGCCATAGAGACCGGCATGGCCCGCGTGAAGGCCGACCCCGACGAGATTGAGGAGCGGACGCGGCGGTACATCTACGAGGGGCAGGCGGCCACGGTGGACGAGCCGCGGGTGGGGCCTGGCGCGTCCCTGGGCGAGAAGGCCATTGACCTGCGGCGGCGCTACCACGGCGCGCTGGAGATCCACGCGAAATTGCCCATCCGCGACCGCTACACGCTGAGCCTGTACCTTTCGCCCAACGACGCCGAGCCGGCCAAGGTCATCAACGAAGACCCGGCCCGCGCCTACGAACTCACGGCCAAGGGGAATCTGGTGGCGGTCGTTACCGATGGGTCTGCTGTCTTGGGTCTGGGCAACATCGGCCCGCGCGAGGGGCTGCCCGTCATGGAGGGCAAGTCCATCCTGTTCCACACGTTCGCGGGGGTGGAGGCATTCCCCATCTGCGTGTCCACGCAGGATACCGACGAGATCGTGGAGATTGTGCGGCGGATCGCGCCCACCTTCGGCGGCATTAATCTAGAGGACATCGCCGCGCCCCGATGCTTTGAGATTGAGGAGAAACTGAAGGCCCTGCTGGACATCCCAGT
The DNA window shown above is from Chloroflexota bacterium and carries:
- a CDS encoding NADP-dependent malic enzyme, whose translation is MNTSGDHISREELLGYLRRYRGLIGVQSKVPVKDSAMLSLLYTPGVAEVCRAIAKDPLLSFTYTLRGNTVALVSNASGLFGLPSACPEAALPPLEGKAIIFKTFAGVDALPIVLDAEHTAEMVETIGALSGTFGAVCLEDIAAPRSILVTSLLERALTIPVVNNHQEIVAIGTLAALMNAAKVVGKKLEDLKVVIQGAGAAAMGLVDLLDEVGVTQTVVCDRHGALTPFRLKEMNWLKRYLAKRTNPERRDGSLADMLRGADVFIGFSGGGMLTEEMVRSMAPDPIIFAFSVPDPEILPPVAERAGAAVVATARDDYPNGINIALVFPGFFRGLLDVRAEGVNNRMLVGAARCLADMVPNPDRYRIVPDVLDFTVAPRLAREVARLAIETGMARVKADPDEIEERTRRYIYEGQAATVDEPRVGPGASLGEKAIDLRRRYHGALEIHAKLPIRDRYTLSLYLSPNDAEPAKVINEDPARAYELTAKGNLVAVVTDGSAVLGLGNIGPREGLPVMEGKSILFHTFAGVEAFPICVSTQDTDEIVEIVRRIAPTFGGINLEDIAAPRCFEIEEKLKALLDIPVFHDDQHGTAVVVMAGLINACKLAGKALDSVRVVINGAGAAGVAVAKMLLAGGVKDIILCDTKGTIYQGRKQGMNWIKEEMAKVTNREKIRGSVADALKGADVFIGVSAPGILTPEVIASMAEKPILFALANPDTEFAPRPGAPREEVEAAIRDARQQGAIIATGRSDFPNQVNNSLAFPGIFRGALDTRAREINETMKVAAAHAIATLIPEDRLEPERFIPGGMDFAVPPAVAAAVARAAMESSVARVTVDPAQVAERTRR
- a CDS encoding nitroreductase family protein — translated: MYTIDIATHCVQCGACVEVCPARVFVKAEGVRAMRPGGCILCGHCVAVCPVDAVVHRGFDGQDFPPMPAEAVPSLDSLVGFLRSRRSVREFRQKDMPREVLDKLLDVARYAPTASNAQDVRFIVITDRQRMKALSRRITGWVPLLERVARVPGVLAWASRSWGRKRLEGYLASLEGFAETLRAGGDPIFYDAPALIITHAHKRNAFGIENSAYATYHIALAAHAMGLGACMVGFLTTASRYDPVVRRLAGIPKGHRMTTALVIGYPVHRYRRLVPRRQPRVTWDGD
- a CDS encoding PAS domain-containing protein, whose product is MTLAAIPFLWSRRHVTGLIYLLWMHVAVAVWIAGAGMEMAAATEDLKFFWSQVCYLGTMTLPVFLLLFALEYVQPENHWGWGRVLLLVVMPVLTWVVVFTDALRPLNWPSLRIDPSTNIGIYGHGPWFWLASAYIYGVILVGLGVLFSRMLRRRAYFRSQITLFALAAAFPLVGNILYLTGLNPVAGMEWTPISLGFMSITLAWGALRQKALVLVPVARERLLDCMTEGVVVLDVQGQIVDANAASERFLGRGAATLVGQALGDVIGTTEAARALLGSEEEQRVELILEDRGAPRYFDAQMSPLRGRRGQLTGRLVVFRDITRYKRLEQEREDLIHGLQEALAQVKVLQGLLPICASCKRIRDDQGYWHSVESYISEHSDASFTHGLCPDCARELYPELFKDESGC